The genomic segment GAACTTGAAGTTGTCATTGACTGTAATGGTTAATTGCGGTAAATGTCAGGTCATAAGGTTTCTGCACATCGATCAAAACCAATCGTTTTATTTTGAGAGAGGATGCGCCAGACTTAGTACGAATGCAATGGAACTTCGTCGTCGTTTGAACGGCGGTTCTTTCTGATTATAACAGCCATGCCTGCGATCAAACCGATGACCGCAACCAACAAACACACGCAGGCGATGAAGAGGCCGTACAGTGCAGCTTCCGCCTCGTCCGCCTCTAGCTCCAGCAAGGTCATTACGGGCTTGTCGTCGTCGGCTTCCGATGCAGCGGGACAGGGCTCTTGATCGTGAAGTCCCGAAACGTACTCGATCCAGAAAGCCACGTCGTTGGCCCGGATGTTCTCTTTGTCGTAGTCCGGTGCCGTCATGTTGACGGTGAAATCGACATATTTCTGTTGGTCGTTTTCGAAGGCGGGCCAGTCATGGGGGACAGCGTTCGGCTTGTTCGGATCTCTGTGAAAGGAAGAGACGAACAATCAAATTGACATCAAATTTGGCGACAATATTGTCCCAAGAACCTTGTACATTGTACGTGAGTATCAAATTATGATAGAGAATGAATTAAATGCACAGTCACCTGTGTCTATTCCGcgctgcgtctatgcgccccatagacgtgtgtacatatgcctgagaagaagagaCGCAGAGcagaatagaccacaggtgactgttgATAATTTAAGACGAAAACGAATCATAATGTTTTGCTCGATGGTAGCGCCACTGTATGAATTTCTCCAAATACGATCAGTTGTCGTGATTGGTGCCGATGATCGAATGAATActtcacagagaaacataaattaAGTCAGTTTAGAACAGGACAAGATATTCTGTTATCGATGTACTATGATGTGCTTAACTCACCCCGTTTTCGCAAAGTTAGTCCAATACGTTGCCATGGTGTGCCCGAGTTCCTTCTCATAATCAGGTATCGAAATGTTCGCCACGGGACCGTAGCCAGCAGCCAGCACGTGGCCGAAGACAAACAAGATCTCTACGGCGTGCTCGGCGCCGTCTACATAGTCTGGTCCGGTGTAGAACGAAGGGCGATGATGGAAGTAGTAGTGGTACGTATTCGTGGTCGGCTGAGGTGGAAATATACCGCGCGCGGAGTGCTGTCGCACTGTCAGGACGCATGGCGCGAGAAACGTCAGGTCGTTCATGAAGTGGCGATATTGGTCGAGTCGCACGGCACCGTCATCTTCGTTGTaccaatctgtgtattggtagAGAGAAGCGTCGATTATGTGATCATGGTTTTGATCATAAAAAAGCTGGACTTCAGCCGTCACCAGTAAATTGAACATCGGTTGCGACATCTGGCCGTTATCGAGGGGTGGCAACGCTGTCGTTATGAGAGCAGCCTCCCAATCCAAGGTACCGGCCATGTAGTCGTAGTCCTGGAATTTCCCTGAAGCTGCAACCTCTTCCAGACTTGGGATGATGTCTCCGTCTTCGACTGGAAACGGCACGGTACCCGACTGGGCGTCTAAGATGTCTTCCCAGGGTAGAGTGCGCAAGCAGTCGAGGAGCTCGGCATGGTCTGTCAGGTCCGGGTTGGTGGTGGTGTTGCAGCCCGCCGCATACCCGACATCGTAAGCGAAGCTCGTGGCCTGCTCGATCGGGACGATGAAACCGGGAGAGAGAACTCCGCTCTGGGAGACCACACGGTTGAACCCGGTAGCCCTCGGCGAGTGAGCAAGGATACCAGTGCTTATTCCACCTGCCGATTCTCCGAAGATTGTGACCATATTCTTGTCCCCTCCAAAGCCACCGATGTTCTCTTGTACCCACTGTAAAGCCAAGATTTGATCGTGGAGACCAAAGTTACCCGGCGCATGCTCGTCGCCAGTGCTGAGGAACCCTAGCGTGCCCAGACGGTAGTTGATCGTAACCACTATCACGTCGTAAAACCCAGCCAGAACGGTGCTTTCGTAGAGCATTCCCTGACCGATCAGGAAAGATCCCCCGTGGATCCACACCATGACCGGATACGATTGTGTCGGCGGGATAGTGTGCCCCGGAACGTACACGTTCAACATCAAGCAATCTTCATCGATGTCCTCGTTTGGAAGCGCCGTTGCCATCCAGTCCGGGTAACCAGTCAGATTTTGCGGGCAGGAAGGGCCGAATGTGGTGGCATCGTAGATATCAGGCGCCCAGGAGGCCGGTTCAACAGGCTGTCGGAAACGGAGATCCCCAACAGGCGCCGCGGCGTAGCGGATTCCTCTGAAATACGTAACCTGGACATCTGGCCAGTTCGAGTACTCACCACGAACTGATCCGTATTTTGTGCTGACTATCGGGTCGCCGCCGGCGATACCGTGAACCAGGGCGAGAATCCCGAGAAAAACTGCCGCTGTTTTCGCCATGTCTGAACAAGTCCCCAGCCCCAGGTAAAGTGACGAGACACCTCTCCAACTTGTCAAAGTTTTACTATCAGCAGCAATGTCATTGGATAAAAAACAGATAAAAGGgtttatttgtaatttattttccGAAGTAAGGCAAAGGGgaggcaaaaaaaaaagatgaggTGTTCCAATTGACTTTGATTCTAATTTTGGAGTTAAGCAATGATTAACTCCGCACACAGCACACCATATAAGATTAATCTGCATATTATGTGTGGGGTATGATCTTATATCTTGCTCGTACTTTTTTATACTTCACTTTTATCCATATTAAGTCCTGCATTGCCAGGTGCAtgagcaaaataatacaaatcatttcaggcGTTTAGTTAACTTTTCACCTAATTAGACAATACAAGGGACGAGGTCACCTGAGTCATCGAGGTGTGAAGATGAGTTGCAACAGGTAATGACAAGATAACACGGCTTGACCTCAGACAGAGTTCACAGCTGCGTATCTAGGTCAGCCATGGAAGGAACCATGTAAATGCGAGTACTGCGAAACACACGGTTAAAACTTGTTCAATGACATGCATGTATGCAGGAATTTCGCAGATCAATAAGTTATCTGTTTGATTTCTGTCTACCCTGCACTAGTGGTATATCCCGCATCTTTGGGTTTCTATGGTGACAGATTACTTAGCGCGACTGAAGATCAATGAGCGTCAGATGCATCCATATAAAcgtggattttggaatttacaTCGCATTGAGCGCCAACGAACGAACAGGGGTAAGTTACTGTAAAGCTGAAACCCAAGTCAAGAAAAGCGTGCAGCGTTCCTGACCAGAACCGGTCCACCCTTCGAAACATCGAATCCTCAGCTTACAAGGTTAAATTCGACATGATTtcacatctatctatctatctatctatctatctatctatctatctatctatctatctatctatctatctatcgatcgatctatcgatctatctatctatctatctatctatctatctatctatcgatcgatcgatcgatcgatcgatcgagctgtctgtctgtctgtctgtcagtctctctatctagtatttatttctatctctctatatctatctatctgccccagtgtgtttgtgtttgcaagagagagagagagagagagagagagagagagagagagagagagagagagagagagagagagagagagagggacagacagacagacagagtgtGTGCTTGTGTGTGTTTCCGAAGCATCGATCATCGACAAAATCAAACGGACGAGTTTAATGACCCTGTGAGGTGTCCGTATGTGTGGAGTTCATTTCAGGTAAGGTTCAAGGTCAGACCTAAACACGCAGCAGTAGAACTAGTTGTTTTTTAGTTTTAATTTTAAGGTTTGGTGGTGACATTACAAAACAGGGAATACGTTCGGAAAAAATGATAAGACATTTCTAACCTATAGAGTGATGCACTACATGTTAAAAACAGTAAATACTTAAAAAAGcaaaatcttaaattttgatTTCCGTTATCCATATGTACTTCTCTGAAATAGTATTTGGCCCGCTATGAATTCCCCATCTTTTGACAACGGTGGAAGTTTTACGGGCATGCGCAGCTGACCTACATGAAGTCTGCTTTCGAGTCTACAAAAACTGTGTTTTGAAAGACAAGTTAGAGAAAAAAATCGCCGATGAGAGAGCTCGGGAAGGATTACTGCTGACCATGGGCAGAGATAATTCCCGAACGTCAACTCTCTTCATTGTGTGGAATAACGCCCAGCTTTGACCTGAACTCAAGAAAGGTCACAAACAGAAGATATTCGGCCGAATAAATTCCTCGGTACTTTTTCACGTGATGCACTTTAAATTTCACAATCCTCCGCCTGAAGTTCAACTTGAAAAGGAACATCGCACAATATACTTGAATTTGTAACCGTATTTACGTGTATATTTcaccataaattggtgttccTGTTAGGTGATAGCTGTTTTGCCATACCGTTTTCTTAAAAAACCTTGAAAATCATGCTCTAAAATTTGCTCTAACTATGAGGTGTATGATGTCACTCGAAATGCTGCAAAGAGCGACGAGAGTACATAAAGTTCTAATTTCAACCAAAGTCACTCTATTTATCTACCTTTTGGAACATCTCCATAATTTCGACCATACATGAAATTGTCACGCCCAATTTATGATTGACCATGCCGACAACAAAACCTGAAGCTCGTCAGACGGGGCGGGATGCTTCAGACGTTAGACATTGCCCATATAATGACGAAAGACAAGCCATGACTTATCACTAGCGGGCGCTTTGTCTATCGCCATTCTCTTCCCAGCATGGAACAGGCTTTGGAGTTGCGCTGTGTACTCTCGTTGGCAATATTACCGGCACGGTATCTTCACAGACATgtcacattttgatgaaatgttaaccttgtttaaaaacaaaacatactCTTTAGTTGCTTCATCAGAGAACTTACACTGACATTTGTGTAATTACGACAATTTCCCTTGTAAGAAATATAGTTTacaaatttgcctattttctACGTCAACAAAGTCGGACAGAGTGTtgaataaaaatgttttctcGCAACGCACTAATTCCGAGATGGTGACATCGGAGAGTTATCAGATATTTATAAGATGCAACACAACAGATTATACCATAGAAAGAAATGACGATGACGTCACATTGCATGCAACGATCAAACAGTCCGTGAAGGGACAGTGTTTGATGAAACGTAAGCCGAGGCATGTCTTTCTCAGTGTAGTTGCCTGCCCTGAGCAGTCGCTCACGGCGTTGTGATCACAGCATCCTCTCAGTCACGTCTATCCACTCAGAGAGGCTGTGATTTAACAACACGATTTCTGGAAACCCGAAAAATCGacatttcatcatcatcttcgTTGGCCTTGTGGTTGTCTCGTAGACTGGCCCCAAGTCGCCTGGCTTTCCTCGGCAGCTAGGTTACTGGcaaggcgttcaccccacgattAACAAAACAGCCTACCACTTAGTGCGACAGCCTGCTGaagtttagtccttcaatttgtTCTTTTTTGATAAATTAACATGCCCACATACTTGGAGCAATTCTAGTTTTCACGATAAACAGGGCTTGTCTTTAAATGCGTCACAGTGTCGTAATATCGAAAGAAGCTAGAACTGTCGACGAGTGATGATGTAGAACTTGAACTTGTTTATTGATTACGGAACCGTGGCTAGGCCTCACGGCCCAGCCACTGATACATCAGTCTGTGAGTCTGCCCGTGAGTTTGTTGCTGCGCGATGGTCCGAGTTAGTGTGTGTCCATTTGTACAGTATCGTGGCTATGTCGGATActgacgccataaagaatacaGATGAcatacaatactttgatttttaCCGACGTTAGAAAAGATACACAGGTCAAGTTAACACTTGATTCCTAACTTTCAACATCAATTCATTTCCACTCGTAGTTTTGGTCGGGCGGGGGAGGAGCTGCAATGTGGCATTCCCTACTGGGAGATTGGAACAGCGCCCTCCTTCAGAAAATATCTGCTCCCCTTCCCTTACGGCTAAGTTCAGTCACGGAGGTAGTAGAAGGCTGTCTACTATCTCCATGACTCAGTCCAACATTGTGCAGCTAGTCTACCCTCTGTTTGAGTCCTACTTCATCTGATCAAGTGTCTTGGGTTTTAGGTGATTTAAATCATCCATTTACTGTAGAGTTTAGTGTGGGTTAAAAGGGTGACTGGATTCTCCCTGATTCAAGcagtttattttgcatattcattATGCATTTGCATTACAATAGGACAACCGTGTTATTAATTTCAGTTTTGGTAGTTAAAGTTTATTCTGAATAAAATCATCCCCTATTGTACAAAGGCACTTGATTATATGTCGCTTGTGTTCGTTGTCCGCCCGCTTTCTGGCTGTACCTGTAAATTACAAATTATCACCTGCCGTGCGTGGCATAtactacaattcttttgtttcaaacccacgcaTAAATTAAAATGGCAATAACAGTTCAATATTTCAAGTGGTTAAAATACAATAGAACAATAAGGGTAGTATGCAGAATACCGCCATGAGTAGGATAAGTAACTGGGTaaatttttaaatgtgtaaacgaGTAAGACCATGTTGTCGATACCGTGCTAGTATTTCGTGGTGCCAGTATTGTTTGAGTCAAAATCGAAAGGAATTGCGCTGGACTTATCGCGTCCCATGTATTGTGCGcgtgaaatattaattaatttCGTTGCGCAAGGAAGATTATGACAGTAGCTGAGCCAAGAGGTCTCCATCTCTTCCTCAATGCGCTAACGCAATCGCAACTTCCCAACAAACACTGACAAACCAAGAATACTGTCACTTTAAGGggggggtcgtcggaactgcgcgtgtgcgactttcttgtttataaacaatatatttcatgcatgatatctagatgcgtcaagtcaacatagctgcaacatataaattttacgatattcattgtcaacaaacatgtttcaactttcatcgaTCGCCAACGTACCCCAGATGCAGTGTTtatatcggtcgtaggggtccctggcaacctttgagcagagttcggACGACCACCTCTCTTAATCGATGGGTTGACTGCACAGCCAACAGTTAGCAAAGTGTGCGTGATAAAAATAGTACCAAAGGCAATTGTGTCACTATTTAACAGCTAAATTGATAGATTAGTTGCCGAACAAGTGTAGCTTTGCATGAATTTGGGATATATTGTAATGTTGTGCATTGAATTTATCGAGAATTGAATGTTCAAAAAGTTAGTTCCAGAAAGTATACAACTAGATATTATCAGCAGTATGCTATCAGTCATGCTACTATGTTTGAAACGCAACATCCGGGTTCTTAACACTGTCAGTGTGTTCAGTGCGCGCGTTCTCGACGTCTGCCACTTTCTGTCTCGTCGCAAGCGGGAACTCTTTCCATCAATAGCAGACTCGACACCTGGAATTTGAGTCGAGTGCGGTAAAACAAATTATGTGTACATACGTACATTAATTCACACACATTTGTTTGTACCACCACGACAATACTGTCCTAAGCGTCTGTTTCCCGTTTCCATGGAAGTTACAGCAAAAGTCAATGTGCGATATTTTATTTTGGACTCAGTCTGTTGCGTCGTCGATATATTGTACAGTGCATACTCAATTTGCATACtgacacacacaacaaatttgATATATCGGTAACGAGACCGCTGACAGATCATGGGGTCGAATGTGCAGGTTTTATGACCAAATTCTGTTTTGGTACGCACGTGCGTAGGagtgtttgtttactttgtgcGGTATTTGTGGGAGCAGTTCATCTTTTATCGAGCTTCGATAGTTCAGCCTACACAGAATGAGGTTGACGACCGTATCTAGCTGTCCACGCACGGATCCATGTTTGGGTAACAGCCGACATCGCGACATTCTTTAGTTTAACGTTGAATAAATGTTTTGTCAAAGTTTGGTGTTTACAGCTTTTTAAATATAGATTGCgcattttctttgtaataaaTTTACGACACGGATATTTTGATGTGAGACAAAAATGCGACCTTGAACGCATCTGTCCCATCCCCTACCGTCATTAACAACATTTCTAGAGATATCGGGGTCAAATGCGTGGGAGGCTGGAATTCCATCTCTTGCGGGCGCTGTTCACAGTCGTCGATTCTGCTGACAGGGCTATTTTTCCACTTTCAAATTTGAACCAGGACTTGAGTTAAAATCGCCCTCTTACGGCAAATTACTTAACCCTAGAAGCAAATTTTAAATTCATGAGCGACCTATAACCCCATAATGGTTGCTTCccttattaattttcttgaattttgcATCATAAGACTATAAGCTTAATGTCCCCTGAGATTGGTCCCTGGATTCACAGTGAGCCCTAGATGTACGTATGTAGGGAAGACAATAAAATATTGCcctattatttatttaaagccGATCGTGTTACCATCATGTTGTCAAAAACCACGACAGGAAAAGTTGAAACGCAGGGCATTGCTGTCTCCTTTCGTCCGTTGATATGAGTACATATTTCAACATCACAACATCAACatctgaattatttttttttgctttctgATTCGAACGACATAAATTAagcaattttgaataaataattgcagttaattagcatatcaaattaTCTATAGGGCGTAGCATGTAATATTTAACTCTGTCATAACATAAAACAAGTACGCTACCCACACACGTCACGTAGCGATGGTTTACTATTATTGTCGTGCTCGTAGTTAGGAAAATTACGAGTTGATTCACCAGTCTGGATCgtcatgctttcagtaactgaagctgacacatcAAGATGTAGATCGcaacacaaccttgtactttattacaAGATGGCGACCTTGTCATTCACCGTCAAAGGTCTGATCTCAAGTGTAtctagtctaagctctctacaaagttaaatacatctccaaacttacataattacaaaagttatcacctGGTAATTTTCCCGTCAGTCTTGGATaggatcacaccatggaatatcccgttctcgatcGTTCTCATCGAAATCTTAACCagtaattaattaaactatcacactatctcttatctgcttctcgtacgatctgaggcAATGaacttcacacgccttggccacgtgagggacgcttcgaggtAAAATGTCTGCAGGGAGGGGCGTGACATTATAATAATATGTAACCTTAGATTGATGTTGCTTTTAAATGAAAAGGTCACCGCGGTCTTTTGCGTTGTTATGTCTCGAAATGCCTTCTGAAATCAACGATAAATTCAAATATTGTTGGGAATTAATTATATAGGTGACAAACAAAACCCGAACGGCCTGTTTGTTGAGTTTCGTGGTTGGTGAGTGTGGCGTTAGTTCAatggcatgtacatgtacttttttgCAGGCATCACAGATTGCGTCCTTCAATTTCATCCGagcaaggtcaaaggttattttgTCGACGTCTATCACAGCACATTTCAAGGCTCCGAACGACATAATCGGCTTATCTTATGGCGCAATGTTGGATCAAAAGTTCGGAAACATAAAGCcaaacacaaaacacaaacaaacaagcaatcTTAGAGGGTGTGGTATTTGcccccccccaccaccaccAATTTTCTCCAATTTGCAAATTAGCTTCGTCATCATAATGCAGTTGTTACTTAGACATAGGAGATCTATCGATAGCTCGGTTTTATCCTCTGGTCACTGAC from the Ptychodera flava strain L36383 chromosome 2, AS_Pfla_20210202, whole genome shotgun sequence genome contains:
- the LOC139118087 gene encoding carboxylesterase 5A-like gives rise to the protein MAKTAAVFLGILALVHGIAGGDPIVSTKYGSVRGEYSNWPDVQVTYFRGIRYAAAPVGDLRFRQPVEPASWAPDIYDATTFGPSCPQNLTGYPDWMATALPNEDIDEDCLMLNVYVPGHTIPPTQSYPVMVWIHGGSFLIGQGMLYESTVLAGFYDVIVVTINYRLGTLGFLSTGDEHAPGNFGLHDQILALQWVQENIGGFGGDKNMVTIFGESAGGISTGILAHSPRATGFNRVVSQSGVLSPGFIVPIEQATSFAYDVGYAAGCNTTTNPDLTDHAELLDCLRTLPWEDILDAQSGTVPFPVEDGDIIPSLEEVAASGKFQDYDYMAGTLDWEAALITTALPPLDNGQMSQPMFNLLVTAEVQLFYDQNHDHIIDASLYQYTDWYNEDDGAVRLDQYRHFMNDLTFLAPCVLTVRQHSARGIFPPQPTTNTYHYYFHHRPSFYTGPDYVDGAEHAVEILFVFGHVLAAGYGPVANISIPDYEKELGHTMATYWTNFAKTGDPNKPNAVPHDWPAFENDQQKYVDFTVNMTAPDYDKENIRANDVAFWIEYVSGLHDQEPCPAASEADDDKPVMTLLELEADEAEAALYGLFIACVCLLVAVIGLIAGMAVIIRKNRRSNDDEVPLHSY